One Pyrococcus furiosus DSM 3638 genomic region harbors:
- a CDS encoding DUF4143 domain-containing protein — protein MHNDGVKDTGHRIENIVALELLRRKYYQEPRLEIRYWMDSKGEVDFVVLTGFEVKELIQVSYSIDDIETKQREVGALLRASRLLKCNNLTVVTWDYEGTEVYKGKRVRFVPLWKWLLG, from the coding sequence TTGCATAATGACGGGGTTAAAGATACAGGTCATCGAATTGAAAACATTGTAGCTCTTGAACTCCTAAGAAGGAAGTACTATCAAGAACCAAGACTTGAAATCAGATACTGGATGGATTCTAAAGGAGAAGTAGATTTTGTCGTCTTAACTGGATTTGAAGTAAAAGAACTGATCCAGGTAAGCTATAGTATCGATGACATCGAGACAAAGCAGCGAGAAGTAGGGGCACTTTTAAGGGCTTCTAGACTATTAAAGTGTAACAATTTAACGGTTGTAACATGGGATTATGAAGGAACTGAGGTTTACAAAGGAAAAAGAGTTAGATTTGTCCCCTTATGGAAGTGGCTCTTAGGATAA
- a CDS encoding type II toxin-antitoxin system VapC family toxin has translation MKKLVKYSGAKISVVTLFEFLRGVKSERGFKRAMKDLTTLFKVVPVDEFTAILASDLYRRLEKEGTPPGMTGIFS, from the coding sequence TTGAAAAAGCTTGTTAAGTATTCTGGAGCTAAAATCTCGGTGGTTACCCTTTTTGAATTCTTGAGGGGTGTTAAGTCGGAAAGAGGGTTTAAGCGAGCAATGAAGGACTTAACGACTCTCTTTAAAGTTGTCCCGGTTGATGAGTTTACGGCTATCCTCGCTTCCGACTTATACCGTAGGCTGGAGAAAGAAGGAACACCACCAGGGATGACGGGGATATTCTCATAG
- a CDS encoding CDC48 family AAA ATPase: MIIGRGEERKEEIKLRVAEALKWDVGRGIVRFDKKYQRMLGVEPGDIVEIEGNRITAAIVANAHPDDRGLDIVRMDGYIRKNAGVSIGDYVTIRRAEVKEAKKVVLAPAQKGVYIQIPGDLVKNNLLGRPVVKGDIVVASGRSEFYTGTPFDEIFRGFFEMSMGFGELKFVVVSTVPRGIVQITYNTEVEVLPQAVEVREEKVPEVTYEDIGGLKEAIEKIREMVELPLKHPELFERLGIEPPKGVLLYGPPGTGKTLLAKAVANEANAYFIAINGPEIMSKYYGESEERLREIFKEAEENAPAIIFIDEIDAIAPKREEVVGEVEKRVVSQLLTLMDGLKSRGKVIVIAATNRPDAIDPALRRPGRFDREIEVGVPDKQGRKEILQIHTRGMPIEPDYDKESVIKALKELEKEEKYEKSEIKKIIEEISKATSEEEVKEILKKHGKIFMDVRAKLIDKLLDELAEVTHGFVGADLAALAREAAMVVLRRLIKEGKINPEAESIPREVLEELKVTRRDFYEALKMVEPSALREVLIEIPNVHWDDIGGLEEVKQQLREAVEWPLKYPKAFKRLGISPPKGILLYGPPGTGKTLLAKAVATESQANFIAIRGPEVLSKWVGESEKRIREIFRKARQAAPAIIFIDEIDAIAPARGGYEGERVTDRLINQLLTEMDGIQENSGVVVIGATNRPDIIDPALLRPGRFDRLILVPAPDEKARLEIFKVHTRGMPLADDVDLKELARRTEGYTGADIAAVCREAALNALRRVVKSVPKEELEEESEEFLDKLIVTRKDFEEALKKVKPSVNKYMMEYYRQFEESRKRISGESMGREPDYFTG; the protein is encoded by the coding sequence ATGATAATTGGAAGGGGAGAAGAGAGAAAAGAAGAAATTAAGCTTAGAGTAGCTGAAGCTCTTAAGTGGGACGTTGGAAGAGGTATTGTAAGATTTGATAAGAAATATCAGAGAATGCTTGGAGTCGAACCTGGGGACATTGTAGAAATTGAAGGAAATAGAATTACTGCAGCAATAGTGGCAAACGCCCACCCAGACGATAGGGGGTTGGATATAGTTAGAATGGACGGCTACATTAGAAAGAATGCTGGAGTTAGCATTGGAGATTACGTAACAATTAGGAGAGCTGAAGTTAAAGAGGCAAAAAAAGTTGTTTTAGCTCCTGCCCAAAAGGGAGTATATATCCAGATTCCAGGAGACCTAGTTAAAAACAACCTCCTGGGAAGACCCGTGGTAAAAGGAGACATTGTAGTGGCAAGTGGAAGAAGTGAATTTTACACAGGAACACCATTTGACGAGATATTCAGAGGATTCTTTGAGATGTCCATGGGCTTTGGAGAGCTGAAGTTTGTAGTTGTAAGTACAGTTCCCAGAGGAATAGTGCAAATAACTTACAATACTGAAGTTGAAGTACTTCCGCAAGCGGTTGAGGTCAGAGAGGAGAAAGTTCCTGAAGTCACCTATGAGGACATTGGTGGTCTAAAAGAAGCAATAGAGAAGATTAGGGAAATGGTTGAATTGCCCTTGAAGCATCCAGAATTGTTTGAAAGATTGGGTATTGAGCCTCCGAAGGGTGTTTTGTTGTATGGTCCTCCTGGGACTGGTAAGACTTTGCTGGCTAAGGCTGTTGCCAATGAGGCTAATGCTTACTTCATTGCAATTAATGGTCCGGAAATAATGAGCAAGTACTATGGAGAGAGCGAAGAAAGATTGAGAGAGATATTCAAGGAAGCTGAGGAAAATGCACCGGCAATAATCTTTATTGATGAAATTGATGCAATTGCTCCAAAGAGAGAAGAAGTTGTCGGAGAGGTTGAAAAAAGAGTAGTGTCTCAGCTATTAACCTTAATGGATGGGCTAAAGAGTAGAGGGAAAGTAATAGTAATTGCAGCCACAAATAGGCCCGATGCCATTGATCCAGCCTTGAGAAGGCCTGGAAGGTTTGACAGAGAAATAGAAGTCGGAGTTCCAGATAAGCAGGGTAGGAAGGAAATCCTCCAGATCCACACAAGAGGAATGCCAATAGAGCCTGATTACGATAAGGAAAGTGTCATAAAAGCACTAAAAGAACTTGAAAAGGAAGAAAAGTACGAAAAGAGCGAAATCAAAAAGATTATCGAAGAAATCAGCAAGGCAACAAGCGAAGAGGAAGTCAAAGAAATTCTAAAGAAGCACGGCAAGATATTCATGGATGTTAGGGCAAAGCTAATTGACAAGTTGCTCGATGAGCTGGCTGAGGTTACTCATGGATTCGTTGGTGCTGATTTGGCTGCGTTGGCAAGAGAGGCAGCGATGGTAGTGCTGAGGAGGCTAATAAAAGAAGGTAAAATAAACCCAGAAGCTGAGAGCATTCCCAGGGAAGTTCTTGAGGAATTGAAGGTAACTAGGAGGGATTTCTATGAGGCTTTGAAGATGGTGGAGCCTTCTGCTCTTAGGGAGGTTCTCATTGAGATTCCAAACGTCCACTGGGACGATATCGGAGGACTAGAAGAAGTAAAACAACAACTAAGAGAAGCAGTAGAATGGCCACTTAAGTATCCGAAAGCTTTCAAGAGGTTAGGCATTTCTCCGCCTAAGGGGATTTTGTTGTATGGTCCTCCTGGGACTGGTAAGACTTTGCTGGCTAAGGCTGTTGCTACTGAGAGTCAGGCTAATTTTATTGCCATTCGTGGGCCTGAGGTTTTGAGTAAGTGGGTTGGTGAGAGTGAGAAGAGGATTAGGGAAATCTTCAGAAAAGCCAGACAAGCAGCCCCAGCAATAATCTTCATAGACGAAATCGACGCAATCGCACCTGCTAGGGGTGGATACGAGGGAGAGAGAGTAACAGATAGGCTGATAAACCAGTTGCTAACTGAGATGGACGGGATACAGGAAAATAGTGGTGTTGTGGTTATTGGTGCTACTAATAGGCCGGATATTATTGATCCGGCTTTGTTGAGGCCTGGGCGTTTTGATAGGCTTATTTTAGTTCCAGCTCCTGATGAGAAGGCTAGGCTTGAGATTTTCAAGGTTCACACTAGGGGCATGCCATTGGCTGATGACGTTGACTTGAAAGAGTTGGCCAGGAGGACTGAAGGTTACACTGGTGCAGACATAGCAGCAGTCTGCCGAGAAGCAGCACTAAACGCTCTAAGGAGAGTTGTTAAAAGTGTACCGAAGGAGGAGTTGGAGGAGGAGAGCGAAGAGTTCCTTGATAAGCTAATAGTTACGAGGAAGGACTTTGAGGAGGCGCTAAAGAAAGTCAAGCCAAGTGTCAATAAATACATGATGGAATATTACAGGCAATTTGAAGAGTCGAGGAAGAGAATTAGTGGGGAGTCCATGGGAAGAGAGCCAGATTACTTTACTGGATAG
- the porB gene encoding pyruvate synthase subunit PorB: MAVRKPPITTREYWAPGHAACAGCGCATALRLATKALSEAMEEKYGDPNAFAIAHATGCMEVVSAVFPYTAWKAPWIHVAFENAAAVASGIEAAWKKLGRKGKILAIGGDGGTADIGLQALSGMLERWHNVLYLMYDNEAYMNTGIQRSSSTPYGAWTTTSPPGKYSVGEDKPKKWVALIAAAHQIPYVATASIGNPLDFVRKIKKAGKIDGPAFVQVLCTCPTGWRSPLEKGVEIARLAIETGIWPLFEIENGDIWNIKIQPPGGGAKVYKEGNRVVRIEFKKPIEEYLKLQGRFKHLFKRPEAIEELRNQVKAMWKVLGVEAILPRPEE; the protein is encoded by the coding sequence ATGGCAGTTAGAAAGCCCCCAATAACTACCCGTGAATATTGGGCTCCTGGTCATGCCGCATGTGCAGGTTGTGGGTGTGCTACTGCTCTAAGGTTAGCTACCAAGGCTCTTAGTGAAGCTATGGAAGAGAAATATGGAGATCCAAACGCCTTCGCAATAGCTCACGCAACTGGCTGTATGGAAGTAGTGTCAGCTGTATTCCCATATACAGCATGGAAGGCCCCCTGGATTCACGTAGCTTTTGAAAACGCTGCAGCCGTAGCGAGTGGTATTGAAGCTGCATGGAAGAAGCTTGGAAGGAAAGGTAAGATATTGGCAATAGGTGGAGATGGTGGTACAGCTGATATAGGACTCCAAGCCCTCTCTGGAATGCTCGAAAGATGGCACAATGTTCTCTACCTTATGTATGACAATGAGGCTTACATGAACACTGGAATTCAGAGGTCTTCATCAACACCATATGGAGCATGGACCACAACTTCACCTCCCGGAAAGTATTCAGTAGGTGAAGACAAGCCAAAGAAGTGGGTAGCACTTATTGCAGCCGCTCATCAAATTCCCTATGTAGCAACTGCAAGCATAGGAAATCCACTTGACTTCGTGAGAAAGATAAAGAAAGCAGGCAAGATTGACGGGCCAGCATTCGTTCAAGTCCTCTGTACTTGTCCGACAGGATGGAGAAGTCCACTGGAAAAAGGCGTTGAGATAGCAAGGCTAGCCATAGAAACAGGTATATGGCCACTCTTCGAGATTGAAAATGGTGACATCTGGAACATTAAGATACAGCCCCCAGGAGGAGGAGCTAAGGTTTACAAGGAAGGCAACAGAGTCGTTAGAATAGAGTTCAAGAAGCCAATCGAGGAGTACCTCAAGCTCCAAGGAAGATTCAAGCACCTCTTCAAGAGACCAGAGGCCATTGAAGAGCTTAGGAACCAAGTAAAAGCAATGTGGAAAGTCTTAGGAGTTGAAGCAATACTTCCAAGACCCGAGGAGTAG
- the porA gene encoding pyruvate synthase subunit PorA has product MPIRKVMKANEAAAWAAKLAKPKVIAAFPITPSTLIPEKISEFVANGELDAEFIKVESEHSAISACVGAAAAGVRTFTATASQGLALMHEILFIAAGMRLPIVMAIGNRALSAPINIWNDWQDTISQRDTGWMQFYAENNQEALDLILIAYKVAEDERVLLPAMVGFDAFILTHTVEPVEIPDQEVVDEFLGEYEPKHAYIDPARPITQGSLAFPAHYMESRYTVWEAMERAKKVIDEAFAEFEKKFGRKYQKIEEYKTEDADIIFVTMGSLAGTLKEWIDKKREEGYKVGAAKITVYRPFPVEEIRELAKKAKVLAFLEKNITIGLYGAVFTDASAALINESEKPLMVDFIVGLGGRDVTFNQLDEALEIAEKALKEGKVENPINWIGLRWELVK; this is encoded by the coding sequence ATGCCAATTAGGAAAGTTATGAAGGCTAATGAAGCCGCTGCTTGGGCTGCTAAGTTGGCTAAACCAAAGGTTATAGCAGCATTCCCAATTACACCTTCAACCCTAATACCCGAGAAGATTAGTGAATTCGTGGCAAATGGTGAACTAGACGCAGAGTTTATTAAAGTTGAAAGTGAGCACTCAGCAATTTCAGCATGTGTAGGTGCGGCTGCTGCAGGTGTTAGAACCTTCACAGCAACAGCCTCTCAAGGTTTGGCTTTAATGCACGAAATTCTATTCATTGCTGCTGGCATGAGATTGCCAATTGTAATGGCAATTGGTAACAGAGCTTTGTCAGCTCCAATTAACATCTGGAATGACTGGCAAGACACAATTAGCCAAAGAGATACTGGATGGATGCAGTTCTATGCAGAAAACAACCAAGAGGCTCTAGACTTGATCCTAATAGCTTACAAAGTTGCAGAAGATGAAAGAGTCCTCCTTCCAGCCATGGTTGGATTCGATGCATTCATCCTAACCCATACAGTTGAACCAGTAGAAATCCCAGACCAAGAGGTTGTTGATGAATTCCTAGGAGAATACGAGCCCAAGCACGCATATATTGATCCCGCAAGGCCTATAACTCAAGGAAGCCTTGCATTCCCGGCCCACTATATGGAGAGCAGATACACAGTTTGGGAGGCTATGGAGAGAGCAAAGAAGGTAATAGACGAAGCATTTGCAGAATTCGAGAAGAAGTTCGGAAGAAAGTACCAGAAGATTGAGGAGTACAAGACAGAGGATGCAGACATAATCTTCGTAACAATGGGTTCACTGGCTGGAACCCTTAAAGAGTGGATAGACAAGAAGAGAGAGGAAGGTTACAAAGTCGGTGCAGCAAAGATAACCGTTTATAGGCCATTCCCAGTAGAAGAGATAAGAGAACTAGCAAAGAAGGCAAAGGTTCTCGCATTCCTAGAGAAGAACATCACAATCGGCCTTTATGGTGCAGTCTTTACGGATGCATCAGCAGCTCTCATCAACGAGAGCGAAAAGCCACTAATGGTCGACTTCATAGTTGGCCTAGGTGGAAGAGATGTAACCTTCAACCAGCTTGACGAAGCCCTGGAAATTGCAGAGAAGGCACTCAAGGAAGGTAAAGTTGAGAATCCAATTAACTGGATTGGATTAAGATGGGAACTTGTGAAGTGA
- the porD gene encoding pyruvate synthase subunit PorD: MAESPFKADIERAQKELSEKMTPGAIVYIPGSSVINKTGSWRVFKPEFNRDKCVRCYLCYIYCPEPAIYLDEEGYPVFDYDYCKGCGICANECPTKAIEMVREVK; the protein is encoded by the coding sequence ATGGCTGAAAGTCCGTTTAAGGCCGATATAGAAAGAGCCCAAAAAGAGTTAAGTGAAAAAATGACACCCGGAGCAATAGTCTACATTCCAGGAAGTAGCGTCATTAATAAAACTGGATCTTGGAGAGTTTTTAAGCCAGAGTTCAACAGGGACAAGTGTGTAAGGTGTTATCTCTGCTACATCTACTGTCCAGAGCCTGCAATATACCTAGATGAAGAAGGTTACCCAGTTTTTGACTACGACTATTGTAAGGGTTGTGGAATCTGTGCTAATGAGTGTCCAACAAAAGCCATTGAAATGGTTAGAGAAGTTAAGTGA
- a CDS encoding 3-methyl-2-oxobutanoate dehydrogenase subunit beta: MEVPENIKKRVTIPFEEHFYAGHTACQGCGASLGLRYVLKAYGKKTILVIPACCSTIIAGPWPYSAIDANLFHTAFETTGAVISGIEAALKAMGYKVKGEDGIMVVGWAGDGGTADIGLQALSGFLERGHDAVYIMYDNEAYMNTGIQRSSSTPYGAWTTNTPGGRRHFLEKRHKKKVIDIVIAHRIPYAATASIAYPEDFIRKLKKAQKISGPSFIQLFAPCPTGWRAPTDKSIEIARLAVQTAYFPLFEYENGKYKINMPNPKKEPKPIEEFLKLQGRFKYMTKEDIETLQKWVLEEWERLKKLAEVFG; this comes from the coding sequence ATGGAAGTTCCCGAGAATATTAAGAAGAGGGTAACGATCCCGTTTGAAGAGCACTTTTATGCTGGCCATACCGCTTGCCAGGGATGTGGGGCTTCCCTCGGACTTAGATATGTGCTGAAAGCTTATGGAAAAAAGACCATCCTAGTAATTCCAGCTTGTTGTTCGACCATCATAGCTGGTCCCTGGCCTTACTCCGCAATAGATGCTAACTTATTCCACACAGCCTTTGAAACAACAGGAGCGGTGATAAGTGGAATTGAAGCTGCACTAAAGGCTATGGGATACAAGGTAAAGGGAGAAGACGGGATAATGGTCGTTGGATGGGCAGGAGACGGTGGTACTGCCGACATTGGTCTTCAAGCCCTCTCTGGATTCTTGGAGAGAGGTCACGATGCGGTGTACATAATGTACGATAATGAGGCCTACATGAATACTGGAATTCAGAGGTCTTCATCAACTCCATATGGAGCATGGACCACAAATACCCCAGGAGGAAGGAGACACTTCCTAGAGAAGAGGCATAAGAAGAAGGTTATTGACATTGTAATTGCCCATAGAATTCCATATGCCGCAACTGCCAGTATAGCTTATCCTGAGGACTTCATTAGAAAACTTAAGAAGGCTCAAAAGATTTCAGGTCCAAGTTTCATCCAGCTCTTCGCTCCCTGTCCCACTGGGTGGAGAGCACCAACAGACAAGTCAATAGAAATTGCACGCTTGGCAGTTCAAACTGCATACTTCCCACTCTTCGAATATGAAAATGGCAAGTATAAGATTAATATGCCAAATCCCAAAAAAGAACCAAAGCCAATTGAAGAATTCCTGAAGCTCCAGGGAAGATTTAAATACATGACAAAAGAAGATATTGAGACACTTCAAAAATGGGTATTGGAAGAATGGGAAAGGCTAAAGAAGCTTGCCGAGGTCTTTGGATGA